GGCCGTGGCCTGGGTGGCCAACACCTGACCGAACCACAGCGCTCCCCCCAGCAGCAGGGTCATGACCAGACCGTAGCGTCCGTCGAGCCTCCAGTAGAAGAGCGCCGACGCGAGGCTGAAGACCATGGCCGGTGAGAGCACCACCCCGAGCACCTCGAAGCCGGGGCGAGACAACAGGGTGGCGACGCCCAGCAAGATCATCGGAATGCCGACGAAGTGCGTGGCGATGTTGCGACGGTCGCGGTGATAGGCCGCGTATTGAGCGAGATGATCCACCAGCGTCTTCATGTAGGCTCTCCTCGGTTGTTCGAGCCCCCATGATGGCCCCAGGCGCTGCCCGGGTCTGTCGGGTAACCGACAAGGTTGTTTCCCCGAGCACAGAATGTCAGACGAGCGCGTGCAGGCCTGGCGGCCCCTCATCCTCAGCGGTCGCTGGTTCCAGGAAATTCCCGAGGAGCTGAGGGCCCGATTGCTCGACGCGGCCGTGGTGCGCCAGTTGCGCTCTGGCCAGCGGCTGTTCTCACGCGGAGACCGGCCCTGCGGCCTGTATTGCGTGGTCGAAGGCGCCGTCCGCATCAGTGGGGTGAGCGAGAGCGGCAAGGAAGCGCTGCTGATGCTGATGGAGCCGCCCAACTGGTTCGGGGAGATCTCCTTGATCGACGGCCAGCCGCGCACCCACGATGCCGTCGCCGAAGGCGCCACCCGCGTGCTGCAGGTCCCACAGGCGGCACTGAAGACGATGCTCGCCCAGGAGCCGCGATATTGGCGCGACTTCGCCCTGCTCATGAGCCACAAGCTGAGGCTCATGTTCATCGCGCTGGAGGAGTTGTCGCTGCTGCCCGCTCCGGCCCGCCTGGTGCGGCGCCTCCTGATGATCGCGGAAGACTATGGGAACCTGCACGAGGGCCCGCGGCGGGTCATCGATGTCTCGCAGGAGCAGCTCGCGCTGATGCTGGCGATCTCGCGGCAGACGACCAACCAGATTCTCAAGGAGCTGGAGGCCCGGGGCGCCGTCCGCCTGACCTACGGGAAGATCGAGCTCCTCAGCCTGGAGAAACTCCGGGACGCGGCGAGCCCTTCGCCATGAGCCAGGCTCCCGCCCACTCGGCGCCGTCGGCGGGGAGCGACGAAAACGAAGCGGCCCACCCCCACCGCGAATTCGCGGGGAAGTGGGCCGTCCGTGTCAGGAGCTCTTCAGACCGTCAGGGCTTGGTCCAGGTGTAGGTCGGGGTGTCGTACTGCGCGCCGTTCTTGTTGTAGGTGTACGAGTAGGTGATCACCTTGCCCGAGCTCAGGCCGGTCACGGGGAGCTCCCAGCGGCCCGTGGTGTTGTTGAACGTCAGGGTGACGTTCTGCTGCGAGATGCCCGAGTAGGCGTAGTGCACGATGACGTAGGCCGCCGTGAAGCCCGTGGGCTTGAACCACGAGGTCGCCTGGGTGGCGCTGTTGCTGTCCCACCCGTACGTCCACTCGGTACCCGTGCCGCCCGTGCCGCCCGCCTGCGTGGTGGCGCTCGCCGTGTTGCTGACGGCCGAGAGGTTGCCCGCCGCGTCCCTCGCCTTGACGGTGTAGCTGTAGGCCGTCGAGGCCGCCAGGCCCGTGTCGCTGTACGACGTGGCGGTCGAGGTGCCCACCTGCGTGCCGCCGCGGTAGATGATGTAGCCCGTCACCCCCACGTTGTCCGTCGAGCCGCCCCAGGTCAGGTTGATCTGGCTGCTCGAGGCGGCGGTGGCCGCCAGGCTCGTGGGCGCGGTGGGCGCCTGGGTGTCGCCCGTGGCCGCCTTCGTGGTCGCGCTGACGGAGGTGCTGGCGGCCGAGGTATTGCCCGCCGCATCGCGCGCCCTGACCGTGAAGGTGTAGGTCGTGGAAGCCGCCAGGCCCGTGCTGCTGTACGACGTGGTGCCCGAGGAGCCCACGAGCGTGCCATTGCGGTAGATGTCGTAGCCCGTCACCCCCACGTTGTCCGACGAGGCGCTCCAGGTCAGGTTGATCTGGCTGCTCGAGGCGGCGGTGGCCGTCAGGCTCCCGGGCACGGTGGGCGCCTGCGTGTCGATCACCGGCGTCCCGGTGCCCGCGAACTCGTTGATGGTCTGACGCATCGCCTCCGCGGGGGTGTTCGCGTAGACGCGGCCCCCCTGGCCGTTGATGACGTGGGTGATTTCACTGCCGGCCGTGCCGTTGAGCCAGATGGTGGTCATGTGGTGGATCTTGACGCCCGTGACATTGGGCACCTCGATCGCGTTCTCCGACTTCACGGCCGCGTCGCGGAAGTAGGAGTACACCCCCACGCCCCACGCTTCGTGGCTCGTCACCGTGTCGGCGACCTTGTACGACGCGTAGCCGTTCACCGTGCCGTTCTTGCTCATCCACGACGACTGGTTGGGCACGTCATAGGGAATCTCGGACTGGTAGAAGTAGACCCGGCCGCCGTTGCCGTTCCACAGCGTCTGGTACTCGTTGTGGTGCTCGTTGAACAGACCGTACATCGTGACGTTGTTGCCGTTCACGACGAGGCCGCTCTTGGTGGGGTTGATGTTCCAGGCGGCGCCCTCGCCGTGGTCCGCGCGCCACAGCCACAGCTGGTCTCCCACCACGTTGTGGCTGTTGATCTTGATGCCCACGTCGTTCTTGCCCGCCGTCGGGCCCGCGGTGCGCACCGTCAGGTCATACAGGAAGGTGGGGTTGGCCGCGTGGCTGGCCGAGCTGCCCGGGGGACCGACCTCCAGCAGGGAGGGCGAGTTGATGGCGCCGGCATCGATGATGAGACCCGCGATCTTCACGCCGTCCACATCGGCCACGGAGATGGCCGGCTGACCGCTGGTGGGGATGAGGGAGGGGACACCCAGGCCGAGGATGATGGTGTCGGGTTTGGTGACCCGCAGCGTGTCGTTGAGCTGGTAGATGCCGGGCGTGAAGAGGATGTGCTTGCCGGCGCTCAGCGCCGAGTTGAGGCTGGCGGCGCTCGCCGTGGACGGCTGCGCGATGTAGAACTGATCGATGGAGATGGACGTGCCCGGCGTGGAGCCGGCGGCCCAGCTGGGGCCCTGGGTATTGGTCTGCAGGGCGGGAACGAAGACGGCGTACTGGCCGGTGCTGGTGACGTAGAGGTAGGGCTTCTCCCGGATGATGGGCGTGCGGTCCACCGTCGTGTAGGCATCCGTCGGGAAGTTGGCCTGGCTGGGCGCGTTGATGTCGCCCACGAAGACCATGTTCCACACGGCGTTGCCCCAGCTGCCCCACTTGCTGTTGCGCGCGAGCCACTGCTGCTGCGAGCCGGGGAGCACCTGGCCATCCACCACGGAATCGGCGAGGAAGCCGCCGCTGGCCCAACCGCCAGCGCCCGTGCTGGGATCCACCTGGAAGAGCCACAGTCCGCCCGCGCTCTTGATGTGCATGCGCCGCAGGGGGGCGGCCTGGGAGACGGCGATCGTGGTCGTGTTGTTGGTGGCGGACGAGGCGTTGATCGAGAAGTTCTCGTAGGCGCGCCAGAAGTTGCAGGTCGCGTTCATGTTCGGCATCCAGTAGGCCGGAACGTTCACGCCACCGTTGATGAGCACGTCGTCGGGGTTCTGCCCGAGGCCCGCCACGTGGGTATAGAAGCCCACGTCGAAGAGGACGTTGTACGTTCCCGGCTTGAAGAGCAGCGCGTAGCGCTCGGTGCCGAACTGGTTGGACTCCATCTGCGTGAAGATGGAGGTGGCCTTGGCCTGGATGTCGGCGGCCGGCATGCTCGTGTCGAAGACGTAGACATTCGGGCCGAAGAGGGTGGTGTTCGCCGTGGAGACCGCCCCGGCATGGGCACTCTCTGGCAGGAGCGAGCAGAGCCCCGCCACGGCGGCCCAGGTGGAAACCATAGACGCTACGTTCTTGAGCATTTTCGATGCCTCCAGGAGGACCGTGGCTCCGGACTCGGATGTCGCGCTGTGTCAAACCCATGCAGCGCAAGTCGAGACGAGCTCGTGTTCTCGGAGAGATCATTAAAACTTAATTATCGAGAAAGTAAAGGCCGCTCTTGAAAGCGCTTTCACCTTGTCCCGGACATGTGGACTGGAAAGTTTGAACAGAGAGCGTCGGGAGAGGCGCGTGGAGTCGGGTCCGACCCGGCCAGACAGTGATGACGCTCCGCGTAAAGCCATGCGCCCGGCACTCACCGGCGGCGGTCCACCCACCGGTGACAAGCGCTTTCAGGGGCGGGCGCGGCCGCGGGCCTCGCGATGACATGCCGCATCATGGTTGGGGAGGGGTGTCAGTCACGCCTGCGCAGGGTGGACTCGCGCACGATGAGGCTCAGCGGGAGGTCCGGCTGGGAGACCGGCTGGCCGTTGATCATCCGCAGCATCGCTTCGCCCACGGCATGGCCCAGGTCGTACGCCGGCTGGCGCACGGTGGTGAGCGGCGGGGTGGTGTAGAGCGAGCTTGGCAGGTCATCGAAGCCAATCAGCGACACGTCCTCGGGGACGCGGATGGACCTCCTGTAGAGCGCCAGGCGGGCGCCGTAGGCCATCTGATCATTGGCGATGAACAGGGCGGTGAAACTCTGGCGCGTCTCCAGCAACTGGTTGAGTGCCATCAGGCCACTGGCTTCGTGGAACTCGCCGACGGCGATGAGCCGCTCGTCCACGGGCAGGCCCGCCTGGAGCAGCGCACGGCGGTAGCCCGCCAGGCGCTCCTGGGCATCGATGTTGTGCGCGGGCCCGGCGATGTGAGCGATACGGGTATGACCCAGCTCGATGAGGTACCAGGTGGCCTCGAATGCGGCCTGCTCGTTGTTCAGCTGGATGCTGGTCACCCGGGGGCCTTGCAGGTGGCGCCCGGTGGTGACGAGCGGCAAGCGTTGCGAGCAGTTGAGCAGGGCCTCGTCGTCCATCATGGAGTTGAGCAAGATGATGCCCTCGACACGGCGCGCGACCAGCAACGCCACGCGCTCCACCTCCTTGGCCAGGTTCCCATGACCGCTCACGAACAGCGGCGAGTAGCCTGCCTTGGCCAGGCTGTCCTCGATCCCCGTGAGTGTCTCGTTATAGAAGGGGCTCGCGATATGGGGCGTGATCACCCCCACGGACATGGTGTGGCCGCGAGCCAGTCCCCGGGCGATCACATTGGGTTGATATTGGAGTTCCGCGATGGCGCGCTCCACGGCCCGGCGCTTGCTCTCGCGCACGCGGGCGGTCCCGTTGAGAATGCGCGACACCGTACTCGGCGAGACACCCGCTCGACGGGCAACGTCCTCCAGCGTCACCCCGGGCGTTGAACCGCGCTCGTCCATGGGGGGCTCATAACATCGCTCCGGGAAAACCGTCAAAAGCGTTTTCCAGGAGACCAGGGAGACGGCCGTCAGGGGCTTCGTTCCACCTCGAGCAGCGCCGCCAGGAACAGCGAGTACGTCAGCTCCGCCACCAGTCGTTTCTCGCGGCGGGCCTGGGTGCGCAGCGCCTTGGGCAGCGAACAGGGCTTGCCCCGCTCGCCCTCTCGCAGCCGCACATAGCCCCGCTCGGAGAACCCGAGCACCTGCCACCCCCGCTGACAGAGCGCCTGGCTCAGGTCGTCGGTGAGTTGGTGGTGGAGGGCCTTGGCCGTCGGGAGCAGGCCGAAGATCTCACTCGACCAGCCCTCCTTCTCCTCGCGCCAGCCCCGCGCGCGCAGGTAATTGGCCTTTCGCGCGAGCGAGAGCCCTCCGACGTGGCGCTCGAGCTTCATGGGGTGGCGCGGGTGAGCGGACCGTCGAAGCTCTGCCCCTCGCATTCGACATAGGCGTGGTCGCCGACGAAGGTCAGCGACAGCTTGATGCGCCGCGAGTCGAACTGGGAGAGCGAGCGCAGCAGGTCGGCATCCACCGCGGCGAGCTCGGCCTTCACCACCCGTGTCGCCTTCGCCTCACGGGCCTCGACGAGGAACGCCTCCAGCCGCTGGGCGGACTCGAACATCACGACGACCTTCGCGTGCGGGTTCTGGTCGACGGCGCGCTGGACCTTCAGTGGGTCCGCCTTGCCGACGCGCACCCAGCGGGTGACGAGGCCCGTGTAGTCGCGGCACTCGATGTCCGGGGCCTCGGGCTCGCTCAATCCCTTGCTGAAGGTCAGCCGCTCCTCCCACAGCCAGCAGAACGCGAGCACCCGCAGCCATGCGCGCTGCATCGTCTCCGAGGGGTGGCGCGCGAGCTTGATGACGAGCTGCGGCTGGTCAATCGAGCGGTCGACGTGACTCAAGGCGACCTGGAAGTCGTACAGCGTGGGAGCGAGGGTCATCGGAGCCCTTCTCTAACCCATCTCTCCCGCCCCGTCCGGCTCAATCCTGGATACCTCTCCACGTGACCCGGTCGGGTCCGTCTGATAGCAGGGGCGGCCGAACGGCGGTGGAGGCACACGAATGGATGTCAAAGGCGTCGCGTTCCTGGCTCGGCAACTCCAGGCGGAGCAGACCTTCGGCAGGGAGCGGTGGCTCGCATTCCTCACCGAGCAGGCGAAGCGGGATCCCGTCTTCGCCCAGCCCGTGCTACCGGTGACGCGCATTCCGGTGGATGCCTTCCTGCGGCTCAACGACGCCATGACCCAGCAGTTCTACGCGGGGGATTCGCAGGCCTACTGGAAATACGGCGTGAAGTCCGCCGAGTACGCGTTGCGCCAGGGCCAGCTCAAGGCGCTGTTCAACAAGGGGGACTACCGGCGCTTCGCGCTGTTCACGCCGGGCATCTGGAAGGGGTACTTCACCGAGGGCGAGCTGACGGCGCAGGTTCTCGGCAATGTGGCGGAACTGCGAATCACCGGCGTGCCCCGGCCGCACACCTACTTCGAGCTGTCGGTGATGGGCTTCGCGTCCGGCGGGCTCACCTACCTGAGCGGCAAGGAGATTGCGCACGAGGTGCTCAAGGGCTTCAGCCGGGGTGACCTGGAGGTCGCCTATCGCTTCACCCTGCCCGAGTGAGGGGTCGTCGCCATACCCCCTGGGTGCGCTCTCTCGTCTGGTAGAGTCCTCCGGAGTCGTACACCTCCTGGAGACCTCATGAAGACCCCGCCCGTGGTGCCTCCGAGCGATGGACCCCCGACGACGCGCATCGAGGGCGTCGCCAAGGTGACGGGCCGCGCCGACTACACCGCGGATGCCGTGCCCCCGAACCTCGCCCATGCCGTGCTGGTGGGCGCGACGATCGCCCACGGGACCATCGCGACCCTCGACACCACCGAGGCGCGCTCGATGCCCGGCGTCCTCACCGTGCTCACCCACCTGAACGCGCCACGCCTGGACAAGGCCGCCGTCTTTCCCCTGGGCGCCGCCGGCAGCCGGCGCCCGCCGCTTCAAGACGAGCAGGTGCGCTACCGGGGCCAGTACGTCGCCGCCGTCATCGCCGAGAGCCTCGAGGCCGCCCGCCACGCGGCCTCGCGGGTGCGGGTGACCTACCGCGAGACACCTCCCGCCGCCACGCTCGGCGCCGGGGAGGCCCGGCGCGTCGCCTGTCTGGGGCTCCTCTCCAAGGCGCTGAGTGGGGACTCGCATCGAGGCGATCCCGATGCCGCGCTCGCCTCCGCGCCGCTCACCCTCGACGCCGTCTACACCACGCCCCGCGAGTTCCATGTCGCCATGGAGCCCCACGCGACACTCGCCTGGTGGGACGACGCGGAGCACCTCACGGTGCGCGAGGGCTCCCAGTGGGTGGATGGGGCGCAGGACGTGCTCGCCGTCTGGTTCGACTTGAAGCGGGAGCACGTCCGGGTGCTCTCCGCCTTCGTGGGCGGCGGCTTCGGCAGCCGGCTCAGCCTCTACCCGCATGCGGGGATCGCGGCCATGGCGGCGCGCGTGGTGCGCCGGCCGGTGAAGCTCGTCCTCGCCCGCTCCCAGGTGTTCCATTCAGTGGGCAACCGGCCCGCCACCCGCCAGCGGCTGCGCCTGGGCGCGCAGGCCACGGGCAGGCTCTCGGCCATCATCCACGAGACGACGAACGAGTCGGACCGGGACTCGCATTACGCCGAGCAGGGCTCGCGCGCGTCCGAGTCGGCCTACGCCGTGGCGAACTACCGGGCCGAGAACTCCATCGTCTCGCTCGACATCCCCGTGCCCGGCTGGATGCGCGCCCCGGGCGAGGCCCCGGGCAGCTTCGCCATCGAGTCGGCGATGGATGAGCTCGCGGCCCAGGCCCGGATCGATCCGCTCCAACTGCGCCTGCTCAACCACGCCGACTCCGACCCGCACTCCGGCAAGCCCTGGTCGTCGCGCCGGCTGAAGGAAGCCTACGCCGCGGGGGCCGAGGCCATCGGCTGGTCCCTCCGCGCGCTCGAGCCCCGGAGCCGGCGCGAGGGCCACGAGTGGGTGGGGCTCGGCATGGCGACCGCCGCCTACCCCACCCGGCACGCTCCCTCGGAGGCACGGGTGGGCATCTCCCGCGACGGCGGCGTGTACGTCGAGAGCCGGGGCGTCGACATCGGCCAGGGCTCCTACACCGCGCTCGCCCTCATCGCCGCCGAGGTGCTCGGCCTGCCGCCCTCGCGCATCGACGTGCGGCTCGGCGACACCCGGCATCCGCGCTCGGCCTTCGCCGGAGGCTCCATGCTGTCCTCCTCGCTCGGGCTCGCCGTCCATGGTGCCGCGAGCACGCTGCGCGACCGGTTGTTCGAGCTGGCGCGCCGACAGCCGGCCTCCCCGCTCCACCGCCGGCGCCGGGAGGAGCTCTCCGTCCGGGAGGGCCGCGTGGTGCTGGGCGCGGATCCGGCGGTGGGCGTGGACTTCGCGGCCCTCGTCTCGGGCTCGGGCCAGGAGCAGCTCGACGCCATCCACCGCACCCATCCCACGCTCATCAGCCGGCTCAGCGGCCCCAAGGCCTTCACCACCATGGCGGCGGTGCGGACCCAGGCCGCGGGTGACAGCTCCTGCTACAGCTGGGGAGCGCAGTTCGTCGAGGTCGCCGTCGACGAGGAGCTGGGCACCGTGCGCGTGCGCCGCATGGTGGGGGCGTTCGACTGCGGGCGGATCCTCAACCCCCAGGCGGCGCGCAGCCAGTTGCTCGGAGGCATGACGATGGGGCTCGGCATGGCGCTCACCGAGGCGGGGCACGTCGACCCGCGCACGGCGCTCGTCGTGAACGGGGACCTGGGCGAGTACCTCGTCCCCGTGCAGGCGGATGTGCCGGAGATCGAGATCCTGTTCGTGGGCGAGCCGGACCCGTCCACGGCCCCGCTCGGCATCAAGTCGGTGGGAGAGATTGGCATCACGGGCGTCGCCGCCGCTATCGCCAACGCCGTCTACAACGCCACTGGCCGCAGGCTGCGCGACCTGCCCCTCGACCTGCGCGCGAACTCACTCCACTCCTGAGGTGAAGACGAGTGTTCCCCTGGCGCATCCGCTGGGCGTGCATCGGCAGATCTCCTGCTCGCACCAGCCGGAAGCTACCCGAAGAACTTCTGAAGCCAGCTCAGAACACCCTTCACGACGCCCCTTACGAAGGGCCGAATGAGTTCCACGATGAAGTTGGTCACGGATTCCACGGCGGTTTTCTCGATGGCGGCCTTTCGCTGCTCTTGCTCCTCAATGCCGCGCCGAAGGCGTTGAGTCATCTTATCGTTCGACATGAAGGTTGTGCTCCTACTGGCCAATGGCCTGCTTCAGCATGTGGGGATCGACGAGCGCCTTGAAGTCCGCGCAGTCCGCGCGCTCGACCAACGCCCACTGCCGCTTGCGGTCGCACGCGTCGAGCATCGCCTGGAGCAGATGGTCCGTTGCGTATCCCTTCATCGCTGAATAGGGAACCACCCGGTGCTCCGGCAGCGGGCAGACGCGCCGCAGCTTCTGCTCGATGTCCTCCGTACGCGCCGTGATGGAGGACTCCTGCTCCTCGGAGGGCATGTTGATGGCGGTGTCCCAGCTTCCAGGCTGCACCAGATCGATTTGATTGAGGCCGATGACGAGGTGCCTGATATCGAGGATTCGCTCGTCCACGAGCAGCTTGATCGAACCCTGGATGTGGGTGATGGCGCGGTTGTCGGCCTTGAAGACCCACAAGATGACGTCGCATCCAGGCAGCACCCGCCGGTAGGTCTCCAGGTGCTGCTTGTCCACTTCGACGTCCTCACCCAGACCGGGCATGTCCACGACGGCGATCTCGCCCTTGGAGCCGCTGTAGAGGAATTCAGCGTCAGTGGGAGTGCAGGCCTGGGTGTGACTCACCGGACGCCCGGCGTTGAAGAGTGCGTTGATGGTCGAGGACTTCCCGACTCCTGTCTCCCCGATGAGCGCGATCCGGGGAGGTGTATTCGCGGCCTTCTCGGTCTCGGCCTTCAACTGACGCATCTGCTCCCGGGTGATGCCCAAGGCCTTCAGCTCGGGCGGTACTTCCTCTCCTGAAAGGAGCTCGAGGAACTTTCGAATCAAACGCATGACTGCTCCTGGACTCCCGGGGGAGCTGAACGGATTCCTGAAGAACCGCTCCAAGAAGCCGGGCACCGACACTCAGAAAAGCTCATCTCCCTCGCGCTCCGCTCCTGGCGTCGAGGCGGAGGTGGATGGGCCTGATACAGAACAACATGCCACTTCGCGCTAGGTGCGTCTGTACCTCCGAAGAGGCAAGTCCCGGGGTGAGGTGGTCCTCTCTGTCGAGCTCGTCACCTTCTCGAAGGTGAGGAAGACGTTCCAGGACGATTGGCTCAAGGCTGGGCCGCGGCGCTCCGGAGCCAGGCGCGAAGGGCCGAGATTTCCGGGCGCGCCCGTGCCTGCGCGGGATGGACGAGGTGGTAGCGGTAGCCCTCGAGCACCGGCCCGAAGGGTTGAACGAGGGCCCCGCTCCTCAGATCGTCATCAACGAGTCGCAGGCTCAGCAGCGCGATGCCCTGTCCCGCGAGCGCCGCCTGGAGCGCGTGGCTCTCGTCGGTGAAGGTCGTCCCGCCCGTGGCGTCGAGGCCCTCGCAGACCGGCGCGCTCGAACCACAAGCGCCACGTCGGCGTGTCGCGATCCACGCGCCGCCATTCGAAATGCAGCAGGGCGCGGCTGCGCAGGTCCTCCTTGCGTCTCATCCCGAGCCGGGGGCTACAGACGGGAGCGAAGCGATCGGAGAACAGCTCCTCGGTGACGAGCCCGGGATAGGGTCCTCGCCCGTACCGGATCGCCGCGTCGGCGACGCCGGAGCGGAAGTCGACGGGCGCGTCCGAGGCGTGCAGGCGCAGGTCGGTGCCGGGGTTGGCTTCGCGGAAGGCGGCGATCCGGGGCACCAGCCACCGGGCCGTGAAGGCAGTCG
The DNA window shown above is from Cystobacter fuscus DSM 2262 and carries:
- a CDS encoding DUF962 domain-containing protein, with product MKTLVDHLAQYAAYHRDRRNIATHFVGIPMILLGVATLLSRPGFEVLGVVLSPAMVFSLASALFYWRLDGRYGLVMTLLLGGALWFGQVLATQATATWLSAGVGLFVVGWIIQFVGHYYEGRKPAFVDDLIGLIVGPLFVVAELGFFLGLRDEVRREVEARAGPTCIRRGNEART
- a CDS encoding Crp/Fnr family transcriptional regulator; translated protein: MSDERVQAWRPLILSGRWFQEIPEELRARLLDAAVVRQLRSGQRLFSRGDRPCGLYCVVEGAVRISGVSESGKEALLMLMEPPNWFGEISLIDGQPRTHDAVAEGATRVLQVPQAALKTMLAQEPRYWRDFALLMSHKLRLMFIALEELSLLPAPARLVRRLLMIAEDYGNLHEGPRRVIDVSQEQLALMLAISRQTTNQILKELEARGAVRLTYGKIELLSLEKLRDAASPSP
- a CDS encoding fibronectin type III domain-containing protein produces the protein MVSTWAAVAGLCSLLPESAHAGAVSTANTTLFGPNVYVFDTSMPAADIQAKATSIFTQMESNQFGTERYALLFKPGTYNVLFDVGFYTHVAGLGQNPDDVLINGGVNVPAYWMPNMNATCNFWRAYENFSINASSATNNTTTIAVSQAAPLRRMHIKSAGGLWLFQVDPSTGAGGWASGGFLADSVVDGQVLPGSQQQWLARNSKWGSWGNAVWNMVFVGDINAPSQANFPTDAYTTVDRTPIIREKPYLYVTSTGQYAVFVPALQTNTQGPSWAAGSTPGTSISIDQFYIAQPSTASAASLNSALSAGKHILFTPGIYQLNDTLRVTKPDTIILGLGVPSLIPTSGQPAISVADVDGVKIAGLIIDAGAINSPSLLEVGPPGSSASHAANPTFLYDLTVRTAGPTAGKNDVGIKINSHNVVGDQLWLWRADHGEGAAWNINPTKSGLVVNGNNVTMYGLFNEHHNEYQTLWNGNGGRVYFYQSEIPYDVPNQSSWMSKNGTVNGYASYKVADTVTSHEAWGVGVYSYFRDAAVKSENAIEVPNVTGVKIHHMTTIWLNGTAGSEITHVINGQGGRVYANTPAEAMRQTINEFAGTGTPVIDTQAPTVPGSLTATAASSSQINLTWSASSDNVGVTGYDIYRNGTLVGSSGTTSYSSTGLAASTTYTFTVRARDAAGNTSAASTSVSATTKAATGDTQAPTAPTSLAATAASSSQINLTWGGSTDNVGVTGYIIYRGGTQVGTSTATSYSDTGLAASTAYSYTVKARDAAGNLSAVSNTASATTQAGGTGGTGTEWTYGWDSNSATQATSWFKPTGFTAAYVIVHYAYSGISQQNVTLTFNNTTGRWELPVTGLSSGKVITYSYTYNKNGAQYDTPTYTWTKP
- a CDS encoding LacI family DNA-binding transcriptional regulator, with amino-acid sequence MDERGSTPGVTLEDVARRAGVSPSTVSRILNGTARVRESKRRAVERAIAELQYQPNVIARGLARGHTMSVGVITPHIASPFYNETLTGIEDSLAKAGYSPLFVSGHGNLAKEVERVALLVARRVEGIILLNSMMDDEALLNCSQRLPLVTTGRHLQGPRVTSIQLNNEQAAFEATWYLIELGHTRIAHIAGPAHNIDAQERLAGYRRALLQAGLPVDERLIAVGEFHEASGLMALNQLLETRQSFTALFIANDQMAYGARLALYRRSIRVPEDVSLIGFDDLPSSLYTTPPLTTVRQPAYDLGHAVGEAMLRMINGQPVSQPDLPLSLIVRESTLRRRD
- a CDS encoding YaeQ family protein, which codes for MTLAPTLYDFQVALSHVDRSIDQPQLVIKLARHPSETMQRAWLRVLAFCWLWEERLTFSKGLSEPEAPDIECRDYTGLVTRWVRVGKADPLKVQRAVDQNPHAKVVVMFESAQRLEAFLVEAREAKATRVVKAELAAVDADLLRSLSQFDSRRIKLSLTFVGDHAYVECEGQSFDGPLTRATP
- a CDS encoding xanthine dehydrogenase family protein molybdopterin-binding subunit, with translation MKTPPVVPPSDGPPTTRIEGVAKVTGRADYTADAVPPNLAHAVLVGATIAHGTIATLDTTEARSMPGVLTVLTHLNAPRLDKAAVFPLGAAGSRRPPLQDEQVRYRGQYVAAVIAESLEAARHAASRVRVTYRETPPAATLGAGEARRVACLGLLSKALSGDSHRGDPDAALASAPLTLDAVYTTPREFHVAMEPHATLAWWDDAEHLTVREGSQWVDGAQDVLAVWFDLKREHVRVLSAFVGGGFGSRLSLYPHAGIAAMAARVVRRPVKLVLARSQVFHSVGNRPATRQRLRLGAQATGRLSAIIHETTNESDRDSHYAEQGSRASESAYAVANYRAENSIVSLDIPVPGWMRAPGEAPGSFAIESAMDELAAQARIDPLQLRLLNHADSDPHSGKPWSSRRLKEAYAAGAEAIGWSLRALEPRSRREGHEWVGLGMATAAYPTRHAPSEARVGISRDGGVYVESRGVDIGQGSYTALALIAAEVLGLPPSRIDVRLGDTRHPRSAFAGGSMLSSSLGLAVHGAASTLRDRLFELARRQPASPLHRRRREELSVREGRVVLGADPAVGVDFAALVSGSGQEQLDAIHRTHPTLISRLSGPKAFTTMAAVRTQAAGDSSCYSWGAQFVEVAVDEELGTVRVRRMVGAFDCGRILNPQAARSQLLGGMTMGLGMALTEAGHVDPRTALVVNGDLGEYLVPVQADVPEIEILFVGEPDPSTAPLGIKSVGEIGITGVAAAIANAVYNATGRRLRDLPLDLRANSLHS
- a CDS encoding GTPase family protein codes for the protein MRLIRKFLELLSGEEVPPELKALGITREQMRQLKAETEKAANTPPRIALIGETGVGKSSTINALFNAGRPVSHTQACTPTDAEFLYSGSKGEIAVVDMPGLGEDVEVDKQHLETYRRVLPGCDVILWVFKADNRAITHIQGSIKLLVDERILDIRHLVIGLNQIDLVQPGSWDTAINMPSEEQESSITARTEDIEQKLRRVCPLPEHRVVPYSAMKGYATDHLLQAMLDACDRKRQWALVERADCADFKALVDPHMLKQAIGQ
- a CDS encoding LysR family transcriptional regulator — encoded protein: MRQLPPLSALRAFEAAARHLSFKRAAEELGVTPTAISHQIRQLEELLGVRLFERRTRQVLITPEGQLLYPVLRDGFDAFAKALDALTARPSRHVLTLSATTAFTARWLVPRIAAFREANPGTDLRLHASDAPVDFRSGVADAAIRYGRGPYPGLVTEELFSDRFAPVCSPRLGMRRKEDLRSRALLHFEWRRVDRDTPTWRLWFERAGLRGPRRHGRDDLHRREPRAPGGARGTGHRAAEPATR